One window of the Synechococcus sp. CC9311 genome contains the following:
- the rpe gene encoding ribulose-phosphate 3-epimerase, producing MAATHRPIQIIPSVLPADWAAMGQCVKDLEDAGVDRIQFDVMDGNFVPNLTFGPELIKACRRYCNVPFETQLMVSQYNCETMLEEYVEATKGANGEPGVVIAHVEANTHLHRILGRIRQLGGSPSVALNPHTPMEMVKDVLDLVDHVLVMTVNPGFGGQAYIPTMLNKISELRKNIVERNLDVDIEVDGGIKANWTISQCCAAGANCFIAGSGMFAYPSLKEGCDDLRRVASEAQSGNVLSTPA from the coding sequence ATGGCTGCGACGCATCGCCCTATTCAGATCATTCCCTCTGTTTTGCCTGCTGACTGGGCAGCAATGGGGCAATGCGTAAAAGATCTCGAAGATGCTGGTGTTGATCGCATTCAGTTTGATGTGATGGACGGGAATTTTGTTCCCAATCTCACCTTTGGCCCCGAGCTGATCAAAGCCTGCCGGCGTTACTGCAACGTCCCGTTTGAAACTCAGCTCATGGTGAGTCAATACAACTGTGAAACCATGCTCGAGGAGTACGTAGAGGCCACCAAAGGGGCCAATGGGGAGCCAGGAGTCGTTATCGCCCACGTTGAAGCGAATACCCATTTGCACCGAATTCTAGGAAGGATTCGTCAACTGGGTGGAAGCCCTTCTGTGGCACTCAATCCACACACTCCAATGGAAATGGTGAAGGACGTTTTGGACCTGGTTGACCACGTGCTGGTGATGACCGTCAATCCTGGCTTCGGTGGGCAGGCCTACATCCCAACCATGCTCAACAAAATCTCCGAGCTAAGAAAGAACATCGTTGAGCGAAATCTTGACGTGGATATTGAAGTTGATGGCGGCATCAAGGCCAACTGGACTATTTCCCAGTGCTGCGCAGCTGGTGCGAACTGCTTTATCGCTGGAAGCGGAATGTTTGCTTATCCGAGCCTGAAAGAAGGATGCGATGACCTCCGTCGCGTTGCTAGCGAAGCTCAGTCTGGAAACGTGTTATCGACACCAGCCTGA
- the glpX gene encoding class II fructose-bisphosphatase, producing MDRTLIQEILEIVEQAAIASATLSGKGLKDEADALAVDAMRKRMNQIQMKGRIVIGEGERDEAPMLYIGEEVGTGTGPGVDFAVDPCEGTNLCAYSQRGSMAVLAASDRGGLFNAPDFYMKKLAAPPAAKGKVDIRKSATENIKILSECLGLAPDELTIVVMDRARHKDLITEIRATGARIQPISDGDVQAAIACGFAGTGTHCLMGIGAAPEGVISAAAMRALGGHFQGQLVYDPAIAQTSEWADMTKEGNLARLAEMGITDPDKVYEASELACGEHVVFAGSGITDGLLFNGVKFETDCTRTSSLIISNLNNTCSFTNTIHMKDGAQSIALN from the coding sequence GTGGATCGCACTCTCATCCAGGAAATTCTCGAGATCGTCGAGCAGGCCGCCATCGCTTCCGCCACGCTCTCCGGCAAAGGTCTGAAGGATGAAGCCGATGCTTTGGCTGTTGATGCCATGCGCAAGCGCATGAATCAGATTCAAATGAAGGGCCGCATTGTGATCGGTGAGGGGGAACGCGACGAAGCTCCCATGCTCTACATCGGTGAAGAAGTCGGTACCGGCACTGGCCCTGGAGTCGACTTCGCTGTTGACCCTTGCGAAGGCACAAACCTTTGTGCGTACAGCCAACGCGGCTCCATGGCGGTTCTCGCAGCGTCCGACCGCGGTGGACTGTTCAACGCTCCCGACTTCTACATGAAGAAATTGGCTGCTCCACCGGCAGCGAAAGGCAAGGTTGACATTCGCAAGTCTGCGACTGAAAACATCAAGATTCTGAGTGAGTGCTTGGGTCTTGCTCCTGATGAACTCACCATCGTGGTGATGGACCGTGCCCGTCACAAAGACCTCATCACTGAAATCCGCGCCACCGGTGCTCGTATTCAGCCCATCTCAGATGGTGATGTACAAGCGGCTATTGCTTGTGGTTTTGCTGGAACTGGAACCCACTGCCTGATGGGCATTGGTGCTGCTCCTGAGGGTGTGATCTCCGCGGCCGCGATGCGCGCATTAGGCGGACACTTCCAAGGACAACTGGTGTATGACCCAGCCATTGCTCAGACCTCTGAGTGGGCAGATATGACGAAGGAAGGCAATCTCGCCCGCCTCGCAGAAATGGGCATTACCGACCCCGATAAGGTGTACGAAGCCAGTGAGCTTGCCTGCGGAGAGCACGTTGTGTTCGCCGGCAGCGGCATCACAGATGGTCTTCTTTTCAACGGAGTGAAGTTCGAAACTGATTGCACCCGCACGAGCAGCTTGATCATCAGCAACCTGAACAACACCTGCAGTTTCACTAACACCATCCACATGAAGGATGGAGCTCAAAGCATCGCTTTGAACTGA